The Opisthocomus hoazin isolate bOpiHoa1 chromosome W, bOpiHoa1.hap1, whole genome shotgun sequence genome includes a region encoding these proteins:
- the LOC142365448 gene encoding deoxyuridine 5'-triphosphate nucleotidohydrolase-like, with product MLPVGKRTDEREEPLRADNSSGPSPSRHTSIVADPNDNGEDQFTPASALRPATRGSLGLDLETAVAITLIDNRPQKIPTITVGPLIIDGTATGALLIGRSSSGVKGLIILPGLIDADYTGQIIIVAHTPFPPTHIPA from the coding sequence ATGTTGCCGGTTGGGAAACGGACAGATGAGCGCGAGGAGCCGCTGCGCGCCGACAACAGTAGCGGCCCCAGCCCAAGTCGACACACTAGCATCGTGGCAGACCCCAACGACAACGGAGAGGATCAATTCACTCCCGCCTCCGCTCTCCGACCAGCCACAAGAGGGAGCCTCGGCCTGGACTTGGAAACAGCAGTAGCGATAACGTTGATAGACAACCGTCCCCAAAAGATTCCCACTATCACGGTTGGACCTCTCATCATTGATGGTACAGCAACGGGAGCCTTATTGATAGGCCGATCATCCAGTGGGGTAAAAGGACTTATCATCTTACCGGGACTTATCGATGCTGATTACACGGGCCAAATCATTATTGTAGCCCACACACCGTTTCCACCGACTCACATTCCAGCATGA